In a genomic window of Flavobacterium lipolyticum:
- a CDS encoding RecQ family ATP-dependent DNA helicase, which translates to MPQAQEILSKYWKHDSFRPMQKEIIDSVLDGQDTFALLPTGGGKSICFQVPSMMLEGICLVISPLVALMKDQVANLQKRNIKAIALTGGIHTEEIIDLLDNCQYGNYKFLYLSPERLQSDWILERIKNLPINLIAIDEAHCVSQWGHDFRPAYLKISELKKYFSKIPFLALTATATPRVIEDIKTELGLKDPVLFQQSFERKNIAYMVFEVEDKLYRTEQILKKNPQPSIIYVRNRKSCINLSSQLQSLGFTATYYHGGLSAKEKDKNMQLWMSEQAQVIVATNAFGMGIDKDNVKTVIHTQLPENLENYYQESGRAGRNGEKAFSVLLFNNSDATQTEQQFLSILPDKKFLKAMYIKLCNYFQIAYGEGLDESFSFKLNNFCNKYDFPTLKTYNALQFLNQQGIITLSQEFSEKITLQFIIESKEVIRYMNLNPNDEEIILAILRTYPGVYEIKTPFNLSLIAKKSHHTEEQVLSLLEKLKEKEIIEYKAKNNDSTVLFNEVREDELTINRVSKYLEKQNELKKEQLSSVLYYIKENKTCKNRLILDYFGEETNENCGVCSYCITLKGKITEADSIADKILYLLKSTALTSREIQSQIKMDANDIILVLQKLLENNHITILANNKYTLKS; encoded by the coding sequence ATGCCACAAGCACAGGAAATTCTTTCAAAATACTGGAAACACGACAGTTTCAGACCGATGCAAAAGGAGATTATTGACTCTGTTTTGGACGGTCAGGATACCTTTGCCCTGCTGCCGACAGGTGGAGGAAAATCGATTTGTTTTCAGGTTCCAAGTATGATGCTGGAAGGCATTTGCTTAGTCATTTCACCTTTGGTTGCTCTTATGAAAGATCAGGTTGCCAACCTGCAAAAACGCAACATAAAAGCTATTGCACTAACAGGAGGTATTCATACCGAAGAAATCATAGATCTTCTTGACAATTGCCAATACGGCAATTACAAGTTTTTATATCTTTCTCCCGAAAGACTGCAATCAGACTGGATACTGGAACGCATTAAAAACCTTCCTATTAATCTAATTGCAATCGACGAAGCGCATTGTGTTTCACAATGGGGACACGATTTTCGCCCTGCCTATCTGAAAATTTCAGAACTTAAAAAATATTTTTCAAAGATTCCGTTTTTAGCTTTAACTGCAACAGCAACACCCAGAGTCATCGAAGACATTAAAACAGAACTGGGATTAAAAGACCCCGTACTTTTTCAGCAATCTTTTGAAAGAAAAAATATTGCCTACATGGTTTTTGAAGTCGAAGACAAGCTGTATCGCACCGAACAAATCTTAAAGAAAAACCCGCAGCCCTCTATTATATATGTACGAAATCGAAAATCGTGCATCAACCTTTCCTCTCAATTACAATCATTAGGTTTTACTGCAACCTATTACCATGGCGGACTTTCGGCTAAAGAAAAAGACAAAAACATGCAGCTTTGGATGTCGGAACAAGCACAGGTAATTGTAGCGACTAATGCGTTTGGAATGGGAATCGACAAAGACAATGTAAAAACAGTCATTCACACACAACTACCCGAAAACTTAGAAAACTATTATCAGGAATCCGGAAGAGCCGGACGAAATGGAGAAAAAGCTTTTTCGGTATTGCTCTTTAATAATTCAGATGCCACTCAGACTGAACAGCAGTTTTTAAGCATTCTGCCCGATAAAAAGTTTCTAAAAGCAATGTATATAAAACTCTGTAACTATTTTCAAATTGCGTACGGAGAAGGTTTAGACGAGTCCTTTTCTTTTAAACTAAATAACTTTTGCAACAAATACGATTTCCCCACTTTAAAAACATACAATGCATTGCAGTTTTTAAACCAACAGGGAATCATTACTTTGTCGCAGGAATTCTCAGAAAAAATTACTTTACAATTTATAATCGAATCTAAAGAGGTGATTCGATACATGAATCTCAATCCAAACGACGAGGAAATTATATTAGCAATTCTAAGAACTTACCCCGGAGTTTATGAAATTAAAACTCCTTTTAATCTTTCGCTGATTGCAAAAAAATCACACCATACAGAAGAACAGGTTTTATCTCTTTTAGAAAAATTAAAAGAGAAAGAAATTATCGAATACAAAGCCAAAAACAACGATTCAACTGTGTTATTTAATGAAGTGCGTGAAGACGAATTAACTATAAATCGCGTTTCTAAATATCTGGAAAAACAGAATGAACTCAAAAAAGAACAACTTTCTTCCGTCCTCTATTATATAAAAGAAAACAAAACCTGTAAAAACAGATTGATTCTGGATTATTTTGGAGAAGAAACCAACGAAAATTGTGGCGTTTGCTCCTATTGCATTACGCTAAAAGGCAAAATCACTGAAGCCGATTCGATTGCAGATAAAATTCTGTATTTGTTAAAATCAACCGCTTTGACTTCTAGAGAAATTCAGTCTCAAATTAAAATGGATGCCAATGATATTATTTTGGTACTTCAGAAATTATTAGAAAACAATCATATCACCATACTGGCGAACAATAAATACACTTTAAAATCATAA